One Salvelinus namaycush isolate Seneca unplaced genomic scaffold, SaNama_1.0 Scaffold776, whole genome shotgun sequence genomic window carries:
- the LOC120042770 gene encoding E3 ubiquitin-protein ligase RBBP6-like isoform X1: MSCVHYKFSSKLDYNTVTFDGLHITLAELKRQIMGRERLKATDCDLQITNAQTREEYTDEEIHIPKHSSVIVRRTPIGGVKPAGRTFIVDRSDMAAGSSRPTDSSPSVSLAQLSKTANLAEANASEDDKIRAMMSQSNSEYDPIHYSKKAIGPPPAHYTCYRCGKNGHYIKHCPMQMDKSIEAPKPVRTSKGIPQSFMVKAEPGTKGAMLTSTGEYAIPAIDAEAYALGKKERPPFVPREASSSEDEADPIPDELLCPICNDLMTDAVVIPCCGNSYCDDCIRTSLLDSEEHTCFTCKQSDVSPDALIANKFLRQAVNNFKNESGYTKPARNKTLQQSAPPPARPQPFRTLGSRQQDPLLANSRQQDPLLASARQQDPLLASARQQDPLLANARQQDPLLANARQQDPLLANARQQDPLLANARQQDPLLANARQQDPLLANARQQDPLLANARQQDPLSANARQQDPLLVNTSRPPASLTPPVTLTQSLPIQTPPIGPPEVSISPDPTPEPHRAEPRHLANHNEPPPPGEMEAGPYMISEPPIRSADSGPQGYHMPMIGHPPPIRPSHPSGPPPQPSHSHRGGPRPPWDRPYRPLSDHVPPPHHPPPSAPGPAPHLYPGPNLYHPPPNPHSIPPQSYPPPYSTGPPPPVNYPPQPLYQHGQMPPGVNAPWVPPPNTQPLSLGPPPLLPSGPPLSKEDFYRQRRLRQDQVTSKLDEFTKDFAKELMEYRPAPKRRRRSYSRSRSYSRSPFSRSPYSRSRSPRSRSRSYSYTPSRSRSRSRSYGRSPFSRRNGGRGGRSRSYGRSPRSRSRSRSYGYRRSGSPRSPPPYRGGGGGGGGWEGGDGAEGGGGYRPRSRSPGGYRRSRSPGGVRGHHKPPPREPPPYEHKGGPDLSPGGRERWERDSYRQWEKEYRDWYNKYYKDYSTQHASVHHRGGRGSRERDRLSPPPRDYSPQGRVRRGERGGPPGPHRTHHALSALPSASVRGNGSKERTQGDASKERTQGGTKTSEGGTKTLKGKKLKKKKNGEELDSANQSLDRGDATPVRDEPMDELHTLTPSKAPPTSTKVSTNKAALLSGKTPPTSSSQSEKSRKEKGGKVKVKTEGKVKGEKVKRKTGGEATVTASKNKESSATKSTKASKVKPDEPIKREKGRSTPTVRGSLAKLPLPRTLPPHPHDLPKHLGDPRGGRRDPIHGVGVRLPGRPLQPAPPSPAEKRRRVEERERGRGMDRGMGGPPAKLRRAEGPYPQRGLPAKPHLLNLACRETGRGEGLLPIPGTSQTGRLDRFHPISISIPGPGSSMDLGREGRGDGLLPTPGSSEAGRRESDRGSIWPLMGLQVKPFPQRRIKLNRDLGRNSTMSRPEERPAPATNITTTTITTTGERPAAPERGGAERDGGMERVAVMVERRSSGERSEVRSVRSERPSSGERLPERGGGGGRSVSLDRMTIAERSAIAKKPDVTRERTESEYTPPTERERPAESSKERERPASAKTDRSSSRERSATREQKGERGGEKTSSSVDRPASTGERAAGTQRETVAEDRAAAAVKESSGSGKTRKISRKSSEPTVHHSSDHSVTSTGSSRAVEERSEPGQSQGAVSKPRDLQTQRRPSPVQFPSPGRERDRGTGGVLIQPPPRSKWEREEEEEEEEQHSASRENGALAVSSSVPRDALRREASPAPPSGQGREVQGSVSKTANTEGRRGKEEGTRRREEGRGLKKGQVNFRKPAKTESRGVKEEGRGGVGREESRGAGLEPRRQRLCSDLGRETDEAAFVPDYSEGEGSDGERGSGLSHSPSHNTQSPASQSPGGSPSNHSGSTATDKKKKKKHKKHKKHKKHKKHSADAEPPAEGRKEHKHKNKKKKHRKNKEEEEGGGGEAEEKTGQESATI; the protein is encoded by the exons ATGTCGTGTGTTCATTATAAATTCTCGTCCAAACTGGACTACAACACCGTGACCTTTGACGGGCTGCACATCACCCTAGCCGAGCTGAAACGGCAGATTATGGGCAGAGAGCGCCTCAAAGCCACCGACTGTGACCTGCAGATCACCAACGCACAGACCCGTGAAG AGTACACTGATGAGGAGATTCACATCCCCAAACACTCATCGGTGATCGTCAGACGCACCCCCATCGGAGGGGTCAAACCAGCGGGCAGAACGTTCATTGT TGACCGTTCTGACATGGCTGCTGGATCCTCCAGACCC ACCGACTCGTCACCGTCCGTCTCCCTGGCCCAGCTCTCTAag ACTGCCAACCTAGCGGAGGCCAATGCATCAGAGGATGACAAGATCAGAGCCATGATGTCCCAGTCCAACAGTGAATATGACCCCATACA TTACTCTAAGAAGGCCATCGGACCGCCTCCTGCACATTACACCTGCTATCGCTGTGGCAAGAACGGACACTACATCAAACACTGCCCCATGCAGATG GATAAGAGTATAGAGGCCCCTAAGCCAGTCAGGACCAGTAAGGGGATCCCTCAGAGCTTTATGGTGAAGGCTGAACCAGGAACTAAAGGAGCCATGTTGACCAGCACTGGAGAATATGCTATTCCTGCTATAGACGC GGAGGCCTATGCTCTGGGTAAGAAGGAACGTCCCCCCTTTGTTCCTCGTGAAGCGTCATCGTCTGAAGATGAGGCTGATCCAATCCCCGATGAGCTGCTCTGCCCcatct GTAACGACCTGATGACTGACGCTGTGGTCATACCCTGCTGTGGCAACTCCTACTGCGACGACT GTATCAGGACCAGTCTGCTGGACTCAGAGGAGCACACCTGTTTCACCTGCAAACAGTCTGATGTCTCACCTGACGCTCTCATCGCTAACAAGTTCCTACGACAG gcAGTGAATAACTTTAAGAATGAATCTGGTTACACCAAACCAGCACGAAACAAAACCCTGCAGCAGTCTGCCCCGCCCCCAGCACGGCCTCAGCCATTCAGAACCCTCGGCTCACGCCAGCAGGACCCCCTATTGGCCAACAGTCGCCAGCAGGACCCCCTATTGGCCAGCGCTCGCCAGCAGGACCCCCTATTGGCCAGCGCTCGCCAGCAGGACCCCCTATTGGCCAACGCTCGCCAGCAGGACCCCCTATTGGCCAACGCTCGCCAGCAGGACCCCCTATTGGCCAACGCTCGCCAGCAGGACCCCCTATTGGCCAACGCTCGCCAGCAGGACCCCCTATTGGCCAACGCTCGCCAGCAGGACCCCCTATTGGCCAACGCTCGCCAGCAGGACCCCCTATTGGCCAACGCTCGCCAGCAGGACCCCTTATCGGCCAACGCTCGCCAGCAGGACCCCCTGTTGGTTAACACCTCTCGCCCCCCAGCCTCCCTCACTCCTCCTGTCACCCTGACACAAAGCCTGCCCATTCAGACCCCACCGATTGGACCGCCTGAGGTGTCAATCTCTCCTGACCCCACGCCAGAACCACACCGGGCGGAGCCACGGCACTTGGCCAATCACAACGAGCCGCCGCCGCCAGG TGAGATGGAGGCGGGGCCTTACATGATATCAGAGCCACCAATCAGATCAGCCGACAGCGGACCTCAG GGATACCACATGCCTATGATTGGTCACCCTCCACCCATAAGGCCCTCCCACCCATCAGGTCCACCTCCACAGCCCTCCCATTCCCACAGAGGAGGACCCAGACCACCTTGGGACAG ACCCTACAGACCTCTTTCTGACCACGTTCCACCCCCACACCACCCCCCTCCTTCTGCCCCGGGCCCAGCCCCTCACCTCTACCCGGGCCCTAACCTCTACCACCCTCCCCCCAACCCCCACTCCATCCCTCCCCAGTCCTACCCCCCTCCCTACTCCACCGGACCCCCTCCCCCTGTTAACTACCCCCCCCAGCCCCTCTATCAACACGGCCAGATGCCTCCGGGGGTTAATGCCCCCTGGGTTCCCCCTCCCAACACCCAGCCCCTCTCGCTGGGCCCCCCGCCCCTCCTACCCTCCGGACCCCCCCTCTCCAAGGAGGActtctacagacagaggagactcCGACAGGACCA GGTAACGTCCAAGCTGGATGAGTTCACTAAAGACTTTGCCAAAGAGCTGATGGAATACAGACCTGCTCCCAAGAGACGGAGACGCTCCTACTCCAG gtCTCGTTCCTACAGTCGTTCTCCATTTAGCCGTTCCCCCTACTCCCGATCCCGTTCTCCTCGCTCCCGCTCCAGGTCTTACTCCTACACCCCCAGCCGCTCCCGCTCACGTTCCAGGTCTTACGGACGCTCACCTTTCTCCAGACGCAACGGAGGCCGGGGGGGACGCAGCCGCTCCTACGGCCGCTCGCCGCGGTCCCGCTCACGCTCCCGTTCCTACGGCTACCGTCGCTCCGGCTCTCCTCGCTCCCCTCCGCCTTAccgaggtggtggtggtggtggggggggctGGGAAGGAGGAGACGGAGCTGAAGGAGGAGGGGGGTATCGGCCCAGGTCTCGCTCCCCGGGGGGCTACAGGAGGAGCAGGAGTCCAGGAGGGGTTAGAGGTCACCATAAGCCCCCCCCTCGAGAGCCGCCTCCTTACGAGCATAAAGGTGGACCTGACCTGTCTCCCGGGGGCAGGGAGCGCTGGGAGAGAGATAGCTACAGACAGTGGGAGAAAGAGTACAGGGACTGGTACAACAAGTACTACAAAGACTACAGTACCCAGCATGCCTCGGTGCACCACCGCGGTGGCCGgggcagcagagagagggacCGCCTCTCCCCTCCACCCAGAGACTACTCCCCCCAGGGgcgggtgaggaggggtgagagagggggaccTCCCGGACCCCACAGAACTCACCACGCCTTGTCCGCTCTGCCCTCTGCCTCCGTCAGGGGGAATGGAAGTAAGGAGCGCACGCAGGGGGACGCTAGTAAAGAGCGCACGCAGGGGGGAACCAAAACGTCAGAGGGTGGAACTAAAACTCTGAAAGGGAAGaaactgaagaagaagaagaacggGGAGGAGCTGGATTCAGCCAACCAATCACTGGACAGGGGTGATGCCACACCCGTCAGGGACGAGCCAATGGATGAACTCCACACCCTGACCCCTAGCAAAGCCCCACCCACCTCCACCAAGGTCTCGACCAATAAGGCAGCGCTGCTGTCTGGTAAAACCCCTCCCACCTCGTCCAGCCAGTCAGAGAAGAGCAGGAAGGAGAAGGGGGGCAAGGTGAAAGTAAAGACGGAAGGCAAGGTGAAAGGAGAGAAGGttaagagaaagacaggaggagaggcgaCGGTCACAGCCTCTAAGAACAAAGAGTCTTCAGCCACTAAATCAACCAAAGCGTCCAAGGTCAAACCAGACGAGCCAATCAAGAGAGAGAAGGGGCGTAGCACCCCTACTGTTAGAGGAAGTTTGGCTAAACTCCCCCTGCCCCGCACCCTCCCCCCTCACCCCCACGACCTCCCTAAACACCTGGGTGACCCCCGCGGGGGAAGGAGAGACCCCATTCACGGTGTCGGGGTACGCCTCCCTGGTCGCCCCCTCCAGCCTGCACCTCCCTCCCcagcagagaagaggaggagagtggaggagagggaaagggggagggggATGGACAGAGGGATGGGGGGCCCCCCGGCTAAGCTGCGCCGTGCCGAGGGGCCGTACCCCCAGAGAGGACTTCCAGCCAAGCCTCACCTCCTGAACCTGGCATGCAGAGAGACGGGTAGAGGAGAGGGTCTGCTCCCCATCCCTGGAACCTCGCAGACAGGGAGGCTAGATCGTTTCCatcccatctccatctccatccctgGGCCTGGTTCCTCCATGgacctggggagagaggggagaggcgaCGGGCTGCTGCCCACCCCAGGGAGCTCTGAGGCGGGCagaagagagagtgacagggggTCTATCTGGCCTCTCATGGGTCTGCAGGTCAAACCCTTCCCCCAGAGGAGAATCAAACTGAACAGAGACCTGGGGAGGAACAGCACTATGTCCCGCCCAGAGGAGAGACCAGCTCCAGCTACTAatatcaccactactactatcaccactactgGAGAGAGACCGGCTGCTCccgagagaggaggagcagagagggatggagggatggagagggtggCGGTGATGGTGGAGCGGAGGTCGTCTGgggagaggtcagaggtcaggtctGTTAGGTCAGAGAGGCCGTCGTCAGGGGAACGTTTGccggagagaggaggaggaggaggaaggtcaGTCTCTCTAGACCGCATGACCATCGCGGAACGCTCGGCCATCGCTAAGAAACCTGATGTCaccagggagagaacagagagtgagTACACTCCgcccactgagagagagagaccagctgagagctccaaggagagagagagaccagcgtCAGCCAAGACAGACAGGTCATCATCCAGGGAGAGGTCAGCCACCAGGGAACAGAAAGGAGAGCGGGGAGGAGAGAAGACCTCGTCCTCCGTAGACAGACCTGCCTCTACAGGAGAGCGAGCGGCAGGGACCCAGAGAGAGACTGTAGCTGAagacagagcagcagcagcggtGAAGGAGAGTTCTGGTTCTGGGAAGACCAGAAAGATCAGCAGAAAGAGTTCTGAGCCCACGGTCCACCACTCATCAGACCACTCTGTCACTTCAACTGG CAGCAGCAGGGCTGTAGAGGAGAGGTCTGAGCCGGGCCAGAGCCAGGGTGCCGTGTCTAAACCCCGGGACCTCCAGACCCAGAGGAGACCCAGTCCCGTCCAGTTCCCCAGCCCAGGCAGGGAGAGGGACCGTGGGACCGGAGGAGTCCTCATCCAGCCTCCACCCCGGTccaagtgggagagagaggaggaggaggaggaagaggagcagcaCTCAGCGTCCAGGGAGAACGGGGCGTTGGCGGTTTCCTCCTCCGTGCCCAGAGACGCTCTGAGGAGAGAAGCCTCACCAGCACCACCTAGTGGCCAAGGCAGGGAGGTGCAGGGTAGTGTCTCTAAAACAGCCaacacagaggggaggagagggaaggaggaggggactaggaggagggaggaaggcagAGGGCTTAAAAAGGGGCAGGTGAACTTTAGAAAACCAGCTAAGACCGAATCCAGAGGGGTGAaggaggaaggaagaggaggggtagggagggaggagagtcgAGGGGCGGGGCTAGAGCCAAGGCGACAGCGTCTGTGTTCTGACCTGGGTAGAGAGACGGACGAGGCAGCCTTCGTCCCTGACTACAGCGAAGGGGAGGGGTCAGACGGGGAGAGAGGCAGTGGCCTGAGCCATAGCCCCTCTCACAACACCCAGAGCCCCGCCTCCCAGAGCCCCGGCGGCTCCCCTAGCAACCACAGCGGCTCCACGGCGAcggacaagaagaagaagaagaaacacaAGAAACATAAAAAACACAAGAAGCACAAGAAGCATTCTGCCGACGCTGAGCCTCCCGCCGAAGGAAGGAAGGAACACAAacacaagaacaagaagaagaagcacAGGAAgaataaagaggaggaggagggaggaggaggggaggcagAGGAGAAGACTGGGCAGGAGTCAGCCACCATCTGA